A part of Liolophura sinensis isolate JHLJ2023 chromosome 1, CUHK_Ljap_v2, whole genome shotgun sequence genomic DNA contains:
- the LOC135461988 gene encoding fibulin-1-like, with translation MNVPGSYSCKCNVGFTGDGSNCTDVDECVEMDLCGLNANCDNVPGSYNCTCQTGFLGNGTNCTALPSITSPLIDSPVRLAGVIIGSLIGLMLVVFIIVIVILRRRKQNERLNKAEAEPRDRNIARNSNVQNQSYAEVRMSDLVGTELDDNMASVTQYSEDSQALYSNDLVKERKMKQRQMEQQERAFHNDAAVYENEPGPVGGVPTNGASAMSYDTLWKSGVTTSSDDTYNHLHQQTVVPEKKVETNHSVNVYNHLYGKGKALPKPVHGPTSVQDNLYSLANECNDSN, from the exons ATGAACGTACCTGGTAgttacagctgtaaatgtaACGTCGGATTTACTGGAGATGGGAGCAACTGTACAG ACGTGGATGAATGTGTTGAGATGGACCTCTGCGGTCTTAATGCTAACTGTGACAATGTCCCTGGTTCCTACAACTGCACCTGTCAGACTGGTTTCCTTGGGAACGGCACAAACTGCACAG CCTTACCATCGATAACATCACCGTTGATCGATTCTCCAGTTC GTTTGGCTGGTGTTATAATAGGAAGTCTGATCGGTCTAATGCTTGTCGTGTTCATCATAGTGATTGTCATCCTCAG acGAAGAAAACAGAACGAGAGGCTTAATAAAGCTGAGGCAGAGCCAAGAGATCGAAACATAGCGAGAAACTCTAACGTGCAGAATCAGAGTTATGCTGAGGTGAGGATGTCGGACCTGGTGGGAACGGAGCTTGATGACAACATGGCCAGTGTTACACAGTATTCAGAGGACTCTCAAGCACTGTACTCCAATGATCTTGTGAAAGAGAGGAAAATGAAACAGCGCCAGATGGAGCAGCAGGAAAGAGCCTTTCACAACGACGCTGCGGTGTATGAGAATGAGCCAGGTCCCGTCGGTGGTGTCCCTACAAACGGCGCTTCGGCCATGTCGTACGATACTTTGTGGAAATCCGGGGTGACGACTTCTTCAGATGACACCTATAACCACTTACACCAACAGACCGTCGTGCCCGAGAAGAAAGTCGAGACGAACCATTCCGTGAATGTGTACAATCATTTGTACGGCAAAGGTAAAGCCTTACCCAAACCTGTCCATGGACCGACATCAGTCCAGGATAACCTCTACTCACTGGCGAATGAGTGCAATGATTCAAACTGA